One region of Bradyrhizobium betae genomic DNA includes:
- the ispH gene encoding 4-hydroxy-3-methylbut-2-enyl diphosphate reductase encodes MSAKPDLKIVLCSPRGFCAGVVRAIDTVERALDKYGAPVYVRHEIVHNKYVVDGLKKKGAIFVEELAEIPENTTAPVVFSAHGVPKSVPADASSRNLFSLDATCPLVTKVHREAAIHFKRGREIFLIGHSHHPEVVGTLGQLPVGAVTLIETAEDAKTISPKDPNNLAFVTQTTLSIDDTAEIVALLKERFPNINGPHKEDICYATTNRQLAVKKVAPVVDALIVVGAPNSSNSQRLREVAEREGCKIAVLAQRAADLDWERFSNISSLGITAGASAPEVIVEEIMDAFAERYTLHVETVSAAEENEFFPLPRQVRPEAAAE; translated from the coding sequence ATGTCAGCCAAACCAGACCTCAAGATCGTGCTTTGTTCTCCCCGCGGCTTCTGCGCCGGGGTGGTCCGGGCGATCGACACCGTGGAACGGGCGCTCGATAAATACGGCGCCCCCGTCTATGTTCGCCATGAGATTGTGCACAACAAATACGTCGTCGACGGGTTGAAGAAGAAGGGCGCGATCTTCGTCGAGGAGCTCGCCGAGATCCCGGAAAATACCACCGCTCCGGTGGTGTTCTCGGCCCATGGCGTGCCGAAGTCCGTCCCGGCCGACGCCTCGTCCCGCAACCTGTTTTCGCTGGATGCGACCTGCCCGCTGGTGACCAAGGTGCACCGCGAGGCCGCCATCCATTTCAAGCGTGGCCGCGAGATCTTCCTGATCGGTCACTCCCATCACCCCGAGGTGGTCGGCACGCTCGGCCAGCTTCCGGTCGGCGCCGTGACCCTGATCGAGACCGCCGAGGACGCCAAGACGATCTCGCCGAAGGATCCGAACAACCTCGCCTTCGTGACCCAGACCACGCTGTCGATCGACGACACCGCGGAGATCGTGGCGCTGCTCAAGGAGCGCTTCCCGAACATCAACGGGCCACACAAGGAAGACATCTGCTACGCCACCACCAACCGCCAGCTCGCGGTGAAGAAGGTTGCTCCGGTGGTGGACGCTCTCATTGTTGTTGGTGCCCCCAATTCGTCGAACTCGCAGCGCCTGCGCGAGGTCGCCGAGCGCGAGGGCTGCAAGATCGCGGTGCTGGCGCAGCGGGCCGCCGACCTCGACTGGGAGCGGTTCAGCAACATCTCGAGCCTCGGCATCACCGCGGGCGCATCGGCGCCGGAAGTGATCGTCGAGGAGATCATGGACGCGTTCGCCGAGCGCTACACGCTGCACGTGGAGACGGTCTCGGCCGCTGAAGAGAACGAGTTCTTCCCGCTGCCGCGCCAGGTGCGCCCCGAAGCTGCCGCCGAGTAA
- a CDS encoding DUF1013 domain-containing protein, with product MSNAPLMPKATAVWLLDNTALTFDQVADFTKMHPLEVRAIADGDAAQGIKGMDPLSNGQLTREEIEKGEKNPDYRLRLQESKVVLPPQPKRKGPRYTPVSRRHERPSAILWLLRSHPELKDAQVMRLVGTTKSTIASVRDRTHWNTSQLTPIDPVTLGLCSQIELDFEVARAAKEKPIDTAYGGATLLPASETTKKDEYEPAERSSDDLNVDAVFAKLKTLGGKKHEDEDEDEDE from the coding sequence ATGAGCAACGCACCTCTGATGCCCAAGGCGACCGCCGTCTGGCTGCTCGACAACACCGCGCTGACCTTCGACCAGGTCGCCGACTTCACCAAGATGCACCCCCTCGAGGTGCGCGCGATCGCCGACGGCGACGCCGCCCAGGGCATCAAGGGCATGGACCCCCTCTCGAACGGCCAGCTGACCCGCGAGGAGATCGAGAAGGGCGAGAAGAACCCTGACTACCGGCTCCGCCTGCAGGAGAGCAAGGTGGTGCTGCCGCCCCAGCCCAAGCGCAAGGGCCCGCGTTACACCCCGGTGTCGCGCCGCCACGAGCGCCCGAGCGCCATCCTCTGGCTGCTGCGCAGCCACCCGGAGCTCAAGGACGCCCAGGTCATGCGTCTGGTCGGCACCACCAAGAGCACGATCGCCAGCGTGCGCGACCGCACCCACTGGAACACCTCGCAGCTGACCCCGATCGACCCGGTCACCCTCGGCCTCTGCTCGCAGATCGAGCTCGATTTCGAAGTCGCGCGCGCGGCCAAAGAGAAGCCGATCGACACGGCCTATGGCGGCGCGACCCTGCTGCCGGCCTCCGAGACCACCAAGAAGGATGAGTACGAGCCGGCCGAGCGCTCGAGCGACGACCTCAACGTCGACGCCGTGTTCGCCAAGCTCAAGACGCTCGGCGGCAAGAAGCACGAGGACGAGGACGAGGACGAGGACGAGTAA
- a CDS encoding OmpW/AlkL family protein: MNGTIRNLARLATVGAMLAGTFAAAQAADLPVYKKAPPPVESFNPWMVRLRVLGVLPDAGGSTVSVAGVPSLSSPNSGLSISDQVVPELDISYFFTKNIAAELILGVTRHSISGTGSLANLPIGKTTLLPPTLTLQYHFDNFGAFKPYIGAGVNYTVFFNNSAANSPAAIVGPPAIVATTTNLHVSNAWGGAVQFGFDYMIDRHWGLNVDVKKLWLRPDYSATVSGLPVTGTAHIDPWLVGAGVTYKF, from the coding sequence ATGAACGGAACGATAAGAAACCTGGCGCGGCTTGCGACGGTTGGCGCGATGCTCGCTGGCACTTTTGCCGCGGCGCAGGCTGCCGATTTGCCGGTCTACAAGAAGGCGCCGCCGCCGGTTGAGAGCTTCAATCCATGGATGGTGCGTCTGCGCGTGCTCGGCGTGTTGCCGGATGCAGGTGGTTCGACCGTCAGTGTCGCGGGCGTGCCCTCGCTGTCGTCGCCGAATTCGGGCCTGTCGATCAGCGACCAGGTCGTGCCCGAGCTCGACATCAGCTATTTCTTCACCAAGAACATCGCGGCCGAATTGATCCTCGGCGTGACGCGGCATTCGATCAGCGGCACCGGCTCGCTCGCGAACCTGCCGATCGGCAAGACGACGCTGCTGCCGCCGACGCTGACCCTGCAATATCACTTCGACAATTTCGGTGCGTTCAAGCCGTATATCGGCGCTGGCGTGAACTACACGGTGTTCTTCAACAACTCCGCCGCCAATTCGCCGGCCGCCATCGTCGGGCCGCCCGCGATCGTCGCCACCACCACCAATCTGCATGTCAGCAACGCCTGGGGCGGCGCCGTGCAGTTCGGCTTCGACTACATGATCGACCGGCACTGGGGTCTCAACGTCGACGTCAAGAAGCTCTGGCTGCGTCCGGACTACAGCGCGACCGTCAGCGGCCTTCCGGTCACCGGCACTGCGCATATCGATCCGTGGCTGGTCGGCGCGGGTGTCACGTATAAGTTCTGA
- a CDS encoding propionyl-CoA synthetase codes for MNVRGNADGKSLYHEVHARSLADPEGFWAEAAREIDWIEPAKKVFDAAQGVYGRWFTGGVVNTCYNALDRHVERGRADQVALIHDSPLTNSVTKLTYAELLAEVQALGAIMQDFGVAKGDRVVLYMPMVPEAVVAMLACARIGAVHSVVFGGFAAKELATRIDDAQPKLILSASCGIEPGRIVQYKPLLDEAIKLASVKPKACIVLQRPQLVCDLSPGRDYDWASLRRKAMNDGKKAPCVPVAATDPLYILYTSGTTGIPKGVVRDNGGHLVAVKWSMFNLYGVKPGEVWWCGSDIGWVVGHSYIVYGPLLHGATSIMYEGKPVGTPDAGAFWRVISEHKAVALFTAPTAFRAIRKEDPEGQFIRQYDLSKLRTLFLAGERADPPTVEWAEQQLKVPVIDHWWQTETGWCIAGNPVGLGQLPVKHGSPTVPMPGYQVDVVDEAAKPVGPNTMGSIVIKLPMPPGCLPTLWNQDERFREAYLSEFPGYYKTSDAGYKDEDGYVFVMGRTDDIINVAGHRLSTGGMEEILASHPDVAECAVLGVKDAIKGEVPCGFLVLKAGVKRAPALIEKEIVALVRDKLGPVAAFKLAITVGRLPKTRSGKILRGTIKKIADGETWTMPATIEDPKALDEIGDALKGRV; via the coding sequence ATGAACGTCCGGGGAAACGCCGACGGTAAGAGTCTCTATCACGAGGTCCACGCGCGCTCGCTGGCCGATCCGGAAGGGTTTTGGGCCGAGGCGGCCAGGGAGATCGACTGGATCGAGCCGGCGAAGAAGGTCTTCGATGCCGCGCAGGGCGTCTACGGTCGCTGGTTCACGGGCGGCGTGGTCAACACCTGCTACAACGCGCTCGACCGCCACGTCGAACGCGGCCGCGCCGACCAGGTCGCGCTGATCCATGACTCGCCGCTGACCAATTCAGTCACCAAATTGACCTATGCCGAACTGCTGGCCGAGGTGCAGGCGCTTGGCGCTATCATGCAGGATTTCGGCGTCGCCAAGGGCGACCGCGTCGTCCTCTACATGCCGATGGTGCCGGAAGCCGTGGTCGCGATGCTCGCCTGCGCGCGCATCGGCGCGGTGCATTCCGTGGTGTTCGGCGGCTTTGCCGCCAAGGAGCTCGCCACCCGCATCGACGATGCCCAGCCGAAACTGATCCTGTCCGCGAGTTGCGGCATCGAGCCCGGTCGTATCGTGCAGTACAAGCCGCTGCTCGATGAGGCGATCAAGCTCGCGAGCGTGAAGCCGAAGGCCTGCATCGTGCTGCAGCGTCCGCAGCTCGTCTGCGACCTCTCGCCCGGCCGCGATTATGATTGGGCGAGCCTGCGCCGCAAGGCGATGAACGACGGCAAGAAGGCCCCTTGCGTGCCGGTCGCGGCCACCGATCCGCTCTACATCCTCTACACCTCGGGCACGACGGGCATCCCCAAGGGCGTCGTGCGCGACAATGGCGGCCACCTGGTCGCGGTGAAATGGTCGATGTTCAACCTCTATGGCGTCAAGCCGGGGGAGGTCTGGTGGTGCGGCTCCGACATCGGCTGGGTGGTCGGGCACAGCTACATCGTCTACGGCCCGCTGCTGCACGGTGCGACCTCGATCATGTACGAGGGCAAGCCGGTCGGAACGCCCGACGCTGGCGCGTTCTGGCGCGTGATCAGCGAGCACAAGGCGGTCGCCTTGTTCACCGCGCCGACCGCGTTCCGCGCGATCCGGAAAGAGGATCCGGAAGGACAATTCATCCGGCAGTACGACCTGTCGAAACTCCGCACGCTGTTCCTCGCCGGCGAGCGAGCCGATCCGCCGACGGTGGAATGGGCGGAGCAGCAGTTGAAGGTGCCGGTGATCGACCATTGGTGGCAGACCGAGACTGGCTGGTGCATCGCCGGTAATCCGGTGGGCCTGGGCCAGCTTCCGGTCAAGCACGGCTCGCCGACGGTGCCGATGCCGGGATACCAGGTCGATGTGGTGGATGAGGCGGCCAAGCCCGTCGGCCCGAACACCATGGGCTCGATCGTCATCAAGCTGCCGATGCCGCCGGGCTGCCTGCCCACGCTGTGGAATCAGGACGAGCGCTTCAGGGAAGCCTATCTGAGCGAATTCCCCGGCTACTACAAAACGTCGGACGCCGGCTACAAGGACGAGGACGGCTATGTCTTCGTCATGGGCCGCACCGACGACATCATCAACGTCGCCGGCCATCGTCTCTCCACCGGCGGCATGGAGGAGATTCTGGCCTCGCATCCCGATGTCGCCGAGTGCGCCGTGCTCGGCGTGAAGGATGCCATCAAGGGCGAGGTGCCCTGCGGCTTCCTGGTGCTCAAGGCGGGCGTGAAGCGTGCTCCCGCCTTGATCGAGAAGGAGATCGTCGCGCTTGTGCGCGACAAGCTCGGCCCCGTCGCCGCCTTCAAGCTCGCCATCACCGTCGGCCGCCTGCCCAAGACCCGCTCCGGAAAGATCCTGCGCGGCACCATCAAGAAGATCGCCGACGGCGAGACCTGGACCATGCCGGCCACGATCGAGGACCCCAAGGCGCTGGACGAGATCGGCGATGCGCTGAAGGGGCGGGTGTGA
- a CDS encoding tetratricopeptide repeat protein: protein MCGTPPSAQTSPFAKIPFRAVLLGAAISLVLVAPASAGVDCVMGSKAAPGELIPACSAVIDQASNPSSDRAAALLVRADANARTSGGLTQALRDIDRAIALDGRNAKAWRLRGDLLREAGGDLSRAAADLSKAIELDPQDAESYELRGVVYTNQRRLDRALADYDQAIKLKPDDAQAWSDRGVTYYLGGDNEKAVRDLSEALRLDPNRPRSYTNRGAAYKKLGQLDKAVADDGEAIRLDPKVPEYYDNRGLSLAAMGEYDKAIADYDQALRLAPRPNFFTNRGDSYHLKGELGAALGDYEAALKLDPNFAQTYNNRAVLYKKMGERRKALADYETALRLDPGNDNAANGRRAMIAEIAKFGAEPLRPLDAVSGSGPSFDCATARREVEKVICADPQLGVLDRQIAETYERVLKSASKRSAGDLRKTQRDFLTTRNASFGRPGYDLRKVMQDRLQRLNALES, encoded by the coding sequence ATGTGCGGTACGCCTCCTTCCGCGCAAACCTCCCCGTTTGCCAAGATCCCGTTTCGCGCCGTCCTGCTCGGCGCGGCGATCAGCCTCGTTCTTGTCGCGCCGGCCTCGGCCGGCGTCGATTGCGTGATGGGCAGCAAGGCTGCTCCCGGCGAGCTGATCCCGGCGTGCAGCGCCGTCATCGATCAGGCCTCAAATCCGTCGTCCGATCGCGCCGCCGCGCTGCTGGTTCGTGCGGACGCCAATGCGCGGACCTCGGGCGGCCTCACGCAGGCGCTGCGGGATATCGACCGCGCCATCGCACTCGACGGCAGGAATGCAAAGGCCTGGCGCCTGCGCGGTGACCTCTTGCGCGAGGCCGGCGGCGATCTCAGCCGCGCCGCGGCGGATCTCAGCAAGGCGATCGAGCTCGACCCGCAGGATGCCGAGTCCTACGAGCTGCGCGGGGTCGTCTACACCAATCAGCGCCGGCTCGACCGCGCACTCGCCGATTACGACCAGGCGATCAAGCTGAAGCCGGATGATGCGCAGGCCTGGTCCGACCGCGGCGTGACCTATTATCTCGGCGGCGACAACGAGAAGGCGGTCCGCGATCTCAGCGAGGCGCTGCGGCTCGATCCAAACCGGCCGCGCAGCTACACCAATCGCGGCGCCGCCTACAAGAAGCTCGGCCAGCTCGACAAGGCGGTCGCTGATGACGGTGAGGCGATCAGGCTCGATCCGAAGGTGCCCGAATATTACGACAATCGCGGCCTGTCGCTGGCCGCGATGGGCGAGTACGATAAGGCGATTGCCGACTACGATCAGGCCCTGCGGCTGGCGCCGCGGCCGAACTTCTTCACCAACCGCGGCGATTCCTACCATCTCAAGGGCGAGCTTGGCGCAGCGCTCGGCGACTACGAAGCGGCGCTGAAGCTCGATCCGAATTTCGCGCAGACCTACAACAACCGCGCCGTGCTCTACAAGAAGATGGGCGAGCGCAGGAAGGCGCTGGCCGACTACGAGACGGCGCTGCGGCTCGACCCCGGCAACGACAACGCCGCCAACGGCCGCCGCGCCATGATCGCGGAGATCGCGAAATTCGGCGCTGAGCCGCTGCGTCCGCTGGATGCCGTTTCCGGCAGCGGACCGTCGTTCGATTGCGCTACCGCCCGGCGCGAGGTCGAGAAAGTCATCTGCGCCGATCCGCAACTCGGGGTGCTCGATCGCCAGATCGCCGAGACCTACGAGCGCGTGTTGAAGAGCGCGAGCAAGCGCTCGGCTGGCGACCTGCGCAAGACCCAGCGCGATTTCCTCACGACACGGAACGCCAGCTTCGGCCGGCCGGGCTATGATCTGAGGAAGGTGATGCAGGATCGGTTGCAGCGGCTGAATGCGCTGGAGAGCTAG
- a CDS encoding tetratricopeptide repeat protein produces MRFQNLIHLSCAVVLCVLALSLAHDTVYAATGGEPAAVAQVDIAPCLAATSVDDMDKASSACAAVIDNEKTAKADLIKALIARGALLARHDQIDRAIADDSRALQLDPALADIFNARGELWLRKGDKPKAVQDFGAALKIDPNHEKAKANHRAMARELERIGAQMAVAGKPSFNCRSAARAVEKAICGNRELADLDREIFASNARVVREAQNAGEARALQREQDDFIARRNAGYGRPGYDLKKAMQERLKRLNGADGY; encoded by the coding sequence ATGCGTTTTCAAAATCTCATTCACTTGTCATGTGCCGTGGTGCTCTGCGTGCTTGCGCTGAGCTTGGCCCATGACACGGTTTATGCCGCGACCGGCGGCGAGCCCGCGGCCGTCGCGCAGGTCGACATCGCGCCGTGTCTCGCCGCGACCTCCGTCGACGACATGGACAAGGCCAGTTCCGCCTGCGCGGCGGTGATCGACAACGAGAAGACGGCGAAGGCCGACCTGATCAAGGCGCTGATCGCGCGCGGTGCGCTGCTGGCGCGGCACGACCAGATCGACCGTGCAATCGCCGACGACAGCCGTGCCTTGCAGCTCGATCCTGCGCTTGCCGACATCTTCAATGCCCGCGGCGAACTCTGGCTGAGGAAAGGTGACAAGCCGAAGGCCGTGCAGGATTTCGGCGCGGCGCTGAAGATCGATCCGAACCACGAGAAGGCCAAGGCCAATCACAGGGCGATGGCGCGCGAGCTGGAGCGGATCGGGGCGCAGATGGCGGTGGCCGGCAAGCCCAGCTTCAATTGCCGGAGCGCGGCTCGTGCCGTGGAGAAGGCGATCTGCGGCAATCGCGAGCTCGCCGATCTCGACCGGGAGATATTTGCATCGAATGCGCGCGTGGTCCGGGAAGCGCAAAATGCGGGGGAGGCGAGGGCGCTTCAGCGCGAACAGGACGATTTCATCGCACGCCGCAATGCCGGATATGGGCGGCCCGGCTACGACCTGAAGAAGGCGATGCAGGAACGATTGAAGCGGCTGAATGGGGCGGACGGCTACTAG
- a CDS encoding SDR family NAD(P)-dependent oxidoreductase, translating to MDRLKGKVAMVVGAGSIGPGWGNGKATAVSFAREGAQVFCVDRNGEAAAETAKIIAGEGGKAMAFTADVSRASEIEAMVAACLKAYGRIDVLDNNVGIAEMGSVVDLAEESWDRVFTVNLKSAYLAMKHVIPVMVKQGGGSIINISSIASIRHVGISYVSYNASKAAMNQLTCSTAVEFAKNHVRVNAILPGLMKTPMVEHSAGLANSYAKGDVEAMWRARDAQVPMGHMGEAWDVANAALFLASDESKYVTGIELVVDGGITCKAGA from the coding sequence ATGGATCGGCTCAAGGGCAAGGTAGCGATGGTGGTGGGCGCCGGGTCGATTGGTCCAGGCTGGGGCAATGGCAAGGCGACCGCGGTGTCCTTTGCCCGCGAGGGCGCGCAGGTGTTTTGCGTCGATCGCAACGGCGAGGCTGCAGCGGAGACCGCGAAGATCATCGCCGGCGAAGGCGGCAAGGCGATGGCGTTCACGGCCGACGTCTCGCGCGCAAGCGAGATCGAGGCGATGGTCGCGGCGTGCCTGAAGGCCTATGGCCGCATCGACGTGCTCGACAACAATGTCGGCATCGCCGAGATGGGCAGCGTGGTCGACCTCGCCGAGGAAAGCTGGGACCGCGTCTTCACCGTCAACCTCAAGAGCGCCTATCTCGCCATGAAGCATGTCATCCCCGTGATGGTGAAGCAGGGCGGCGGCTCGATCATCAACATCTCCTCGATCGCCTCGATCCGCCATGTCGGGATTTCCTATGTCAGCTACAACGCCAGCAAGGCAGCGATGAACCAGCTGACGTGCTCCACTGCGGTTGAGTTCGCGAAGAACCATGTGCGGGTGAATGCAATCCTGCCCGGCCTGATGAAGACGCCGATGGTGGAGCACTCGGCGGGGCTTGCCAACAGCTACGCCAAGGGCGACGTCGAAGCGATGTGGCGTGCGCGCGATGCGCAGGTGCCGATGGGCCACATGGGCGAGGCCTGGGACGTCGCCAACGCGGCGCTGTTCCTCGCGTCGGACGAATCGAAATATGTGACGGGGATCGAGCTGGTGGTGGACGGCGGTATCACGTGCAAGGCGGGAGCTTGA
- a CDS encoding IS110 family transposase — protein sequence MDYYAGIDVSLECSSVCVVDASGKIVREVKVASEPVALIGWFRSLGFELARIGLEAGPLSQWLYTAMKHEGLAVELLETRHVSDAFKAMPVKSDRNDARNIAQLMRLGWFRPVHCKSMSAQETRAMLTARKLIQAKLQDIENSLRGILRGFGLKVGKTTKRSFAARIRELVAGHQALETIATATLAVHAVLLREFNGFEKRVRAMSLLDAKAKLLMSTPAVGPIISLTFASAIDDPSRFNSAKRAGPLFGLTPKKYQSGETDYRGRISKNGDASVREALYEAAHIILTKPIKGCAPLKSWAMRIAKRAGMNKAKVALARKLAVIMLRMLKDNAPFRTTAMA from the coding sequence ATGGACTACTATGCCGGAATCGACGTGTCATTGGAATGCTCCAGCGTGTGCGTTGTCGACGCGAGCGGAAAGATCGTTCGGGAGGTCAAGGTTGCCAGCGAGCCTGTGGCGCTGATTGGCTGGTTCCGCTCGCTCGGGTTCGAACTCGCCAGGATCGGGCTGGAGGCCGGACCGCTGTCTCAGTGGCTTTATACAGCCATGAAGCACGAGGGCCTCGCGGTCGAGCTCCTGGAAACGCGGCACGTGAGCGATGCCTTCAAGGCGATGCCGGTGAAGTCGGACCGTAACGACGCCCGCAACATCGCGCAATTGATGCGGCTCGGCTGGTTCCGGCCGGTGCATTGCAAGTCGATGAGTGCCCAGGAGACCCGTGCGATGCTGACGGCGCGCAAGCTGATCCAGGCCAAGCTTCAGGACATCGAGAACAGCCTGCGCGGGATCCTGCGCGGCTTCGGATTGAAGGTTGGCAAAACGACGAAGCGCAGTTTTGCGGCACGCATCCGTGAGCTGGTGGCCGGCCATCAGGCCCTCGAGACGATCGCTACTGCGACGCTGGCGGTTCATGCAGTGCTACTGCGCGAGTTCAACGGCTTTGAGAAGCGGGTGCGGGCGATGTCGCTTTTGGATGCCAAAGCCAAGCTGCTGATGTCGACACCGGCCGTGGGACCGATCATCTCGCTGACCTTTGCCAGCGCCATCGATGACCCCTCGCGCTTCAACTCGGCGAAGCGCGCGGGACCGTTGTTCGGCTTGACGCCGAAGAAGTACCAGTCAGGCGAGACCGACTACCGCGGCCGCATCAGTAAAAATGGCGACGCCTCCGTGCGCGAGGCGCTCTATGAAGCCGCCCACATCATCCTGACCAAGCCGATCAAGGGCTGCGCGCCGCTCAAGAGCTGGGCCATGCGGATCGCCAAGCGCGCCGGCATGAACAAGGCCAAGGTAGCGTTAGCACGCAAGCTCGCCGTGATCATGCTGCGCATGCTCAAGGACAACGCACCGTTCAGGACGACTGCCATGGCTTAA
- a CDS encoding DUF1850 domain-containing protein produces MSLCFATAAGVKALALSAFTLVWTHSVAKVDWQEDWRVTPAGLELVQARVKGTGPGMEPPPEARLVDGWFQWQPQRPPMPEVVLGNSGAAGEWRLCHEGKCRTLSEIVGHPIGANVTTMKTCRDP; encoded by the coding sequence GTGAGCCTCTGCTTCGCAACAGCGGCCGGCGTGAAGGCGCTGGCGCTTTCCGCCTTCACGCTGGTGTGGACGCATTCGGTCGCGAAGGTCGACTGGCAGGAAGACTGGCGCGTCACCCCCGCGGGTCTCGAACTGGTGCAGGCCCGCGTCAAGGGCACCGGCCCCGGCATGGAGCCGCCGCCCGAGGCGCGTCTCGTCGACGGCTGGTTTCAATGGCAGCCACAGCGCCCCCCGATGCCGGAGGTGGTGCTGGGCAATTCCGGCGCGGCGGGGGAATGGCGGTTGTGCCATGAGGGCAAGTGCCGGACGTTGTCGGAGATTGTCGGGCATCCCATCGGTGCTAACGTCACGACGATGAAGACTTGCAGAGATCCGTAG